One genomic window of Dermacentor andersoni chromosome 8, qqDerAnde1_hic_scaffold, whole genome shotgun sequence includes the following:
- the LOC129384225 gene encoding uncharacterized protein: MNAITLALACSLLVAGAHCAAVFTYGVPVVQPASVVHQTVVRRPSVTQHHELVQVPHHEYGYSVEHTKVVQPKSSVVHHHPLTGLPYHQVDYHHAPLVTGSRSSVHQSRPGYLLHRTQTVVV, translated from the exons ATGAACGCTATT ACCCTAGCCCTCGCCTGCTCCCTGTTGGTGGCTGGAGCCCACTGCGCCGCCGTTTTCACATACGGCGTGCCCGTGGTTCAACCCGCATCAGTGGTGCACCAGACGGTGGTGCGCAGGCCGTCGGTGACGCAGCACCACGAGCTGGTGCAAGTCCCCCACCACGAGTACGGCTACAGCGTCGAGCACACCAAGGTGGTCCAGCCAAAGTCCTCCGTCGTCCACCATCACCCACTCACCGG GCTGCCCTACCACCAGGTCGACTACCACCACGCACCACTGGTGACCGGTTCCCGAAGCTCGGTGCACCAGAGCCGACCGGGCTACCTCCTGCACCGCACCCAAACCGTCGTCGTGTAA